The sequence below is a genomic window from Candidatus Deferrimicrobiaceae bacterium.
GGACGGACGATCCGGCAACCCGGTGGCCGTTCCTGCTGGGCGATGCGGGGGCGGTCGGGGCTCTCACCGGCTCAGTCGGATTCCGGTACCGGAGGGTGGGCAGCGAGTTCGCCCATCCGAACGTGGTCGTCGTCCTGACCCCCGAGGGGAGGATCTCCCGCTACCTGTACGGGATCGAGCAGGACCCCCTGGATCTCAAGATGGCCCTCATCGAGGCCTCGGGGGGAAACATCGGGAATTCGACCGCCCTGAACCAAGTCCTGTTATTCTGCTTCCAGTATGACCCCGTGGGGAAAAAATACGCACTCTACGCCCGGAACATCATGAAGGCAGGCGGGGTCCTGACGATCGCGCTGCTCGGAGGCCTGCTCCTCGTGCTCTGGAGGCGGGGACGGTCCACTTCATAAGGACGGGAGAAGACGATGGAGAACGCGTACGCCCTGGGGGAGGCGGCATCCCGGACGACGGGACAGGTAGACGCCCTGTTTCTCTTCATCACGGTAGTCTCCCTGTTTTTCTTTCTGCTCGTCGAGGGGCTGCTGATCTACTTCGCGATCCGGTATCGAAGGAGAAAAGGGGCCGAACCCTCCGAGACGCCCGACATACGAGGCAGCCTCTTCCTGGAAACCGTCTGGGTGCTGATCCCCACGATCGTCGTCGCCTCCTTCTTCTACTACGGGTACCGGGTGTTCCGGGACATCCGGACGCCATCCCCCGGAGCCACCGACATCCACGTGATGGCCAGGCAGTGGCTCTTCGAGTTCCGGTATCCCGACGGCAGGTCGTCGATCAACGAGCTCCGGGTGCCCGCCGGCAGGCCCGTGAAACTCATCCTGTCCTCCGACGACGTGATCCACAGCTTCTTC
It includes:
- the coxB gene encoding cytochrome c oxidase subunit II yields the protein MENAYALGEAASRTTGQVDALFLFITVVSLFFFLLVEGLLIYFAIRYRRRKGAEPSETPDIRGSLFLETVWVLIPTIVVASFFYYGYRVFRDIRTPSPGATDIHVMARQWLFEFRYPDGRSSINELRVPAGRPVKLILSSDDVIHSFFVPDYRVKQDMVPGRYTTLYLHPDKEGTYPILCAEYCGVGHSTMRAELIVMEPGAYAAWREKKEAPAGLSLAEQGKALVGKSGCLGCHALEGKEKIAPNLRQSFGRKVLLADGTSVTADEEYLRESILDPKAKVVKGYPAVMPTFKG